In Brevibacillus brevis NBRC 100599, a single genomic region encodes these proteins:
- the glmS gene encoding glutamine--fructose-6-phosphate transaminase (isomerizing), translated as MCGIMGYIGNREAQPILINGLRKLEYRGYDSAGIAICDGATIGIRKAKGRIDVLESQTQKSGLQGSIGIGHTRWATHGRPSDENSHPHFDQSGKFSIVHNGIIENYLDLKQELIEKGVTFTSETDTEVIVHLLAQEYDNNLVAAVQKVAGKIRGAFALGVMTEHEPDKLIAVRMASPLIIGVGENENFIGSDIPAILEHTRDVYVLEDGDLAILTKDSVHVMRLDTTEPIERELVRIEWDKEQAEKDGFAHYMQKEIYEQPRALRNTMTGRIDTTEQKVIFPTLQLSEASAKRVEKIYIVACGTAYHAGLIGKHVIERLAQIPVEVDVASEFRYRRPLFQPNTLTIAVSQSGETADTLAAMREAKRNGSAVLAITNVVGSSIARDADDVITTNAGPEIAVASTKAYTSQLIAFYLLGIYLAQAKGTLDADTRASLLQQLTALPDQVDHILQHADEIRHFAESIKDEQHLFFIGRGLDHAVSMEGSLKLKEISYIHSEAYAAGELKHGTLALIEEGTRVIALATQDELHEKMISNITEVKARGAKVLGITLDGHVELHRSVDDVCLIPQTDALFTSVLGVIPLQLISYYTSVALGNDVDRPRNLAKSVTVE; from the coding sequence ATGTGCGGAATTATGGGATATATCGGGAACAGGGAAGCGCAGCCGATTCTTATCAATGGGCTGCGAAAGCTGGAATACAGAGGCTACGATTCCGCTGGCATTGCGATTTGTGACGGAGCAACGATCGGCATTCGCAAGGCAAAAGGCAGAATTGACGTACTGGAGAGCCAAACCCAAAAGTCCGGCTTGCAGGGCTCCATCGGCATTGGTCATACGCGCTGGGCGACACACGGACGACCATCTGACGAAAACTCTCATCCTCACTTTGATCAGTCTGGCAAGTTCTCGATCGTGCATAACGGCATTATCGAAAACTATCTGGATCTGAAGCAGGAGTTGATCGAAAAAGGCGTGACGTTTACTTCGGAGACGGACACGGAGGTCATCGTACATCTTTTGGCGCAGGAATACGATAACAACCTGGTTGCGGCAGTGCAGAAGGTCGCTGGCAAAATTCGCGGAGCCTTTGCCCTCGGTGTGATGACGGAGCATGAGCCTGACAAGCTGATTGCGGTTCGTATGGCGAGCCCGTTGATTATCGGGGTAGGGGAGAATGAGAATTTCATTGGCTCTGATATCCCGGCGATCCTGGAGCATACGCGTGATGTGTACGTTTTGGAAGACGGAGACCTGGCGATTCTGACCAAAGATTCCGTTCACGTCATGCGTCTGGATACCACGGAGCCAATCGAGCGAGAGCTGGTGCGGATTGAGTGGGACAAGGAACAAGCGGAAAAAGACGGCTTTGCGCATTATATGCAAAAGGAAATTTACGAGCAGCCGCGTGCCCTGCGCAATACAATGACAGGTCGAATCGATACTACCGAGCAAAAGGTTATTTTCCCTACTCTTCAGTTATCAGAAGCGAGTGCCAAGCGTGTGGAGAAAATCTACATTGTCGCATGCGGTACCGCTTATCATGCAGGCTTGATCGGGAAGCATGTGATCGAGCGACTGGCACAAATTCCGGTAGAAGTAGATGTAGCGTCGGAGTTTCGTTACCGTCGCCCACTCTTTCAGCCCAATACGCTCACGATTGCCGTCAGCCAATCAGGGGAGACAGCAGATACATTGGCAGCGATGCGTGAAGCCAAACGAAACGGCTCAGCAGTACTCGCGATTACCAATGTAGTCGGAAGCTCGATTGCCCGTGACGCCGATGACGTGATTACGACAAATGCAGGTCCGGAAATCGCGGTTGCTTCGACGAAGGCATATACGTCGCAGCTGATTGCGTTTTACTTGCTTGGCATTTATTTGGCGCAAGCGAAGGGTACACTGGATGCTGACACCCGTGCCTCACTGCTTCAACAACTGACCGCGCTCCCGGATCAAGTCGATCATATTCTCCAACATGCGGATGAGATACGTCATTTCGCTGAATCGATCAAGGACGAGCAGCATCTGTTTTTCATTGGACGAGGACTCGACCATGCCGTATCGATGGAAGGCTCGCTCAAGCTGAAGGAAATCTCGTACATTCATTCGGAGGCGTATGCGGCAGGAGAGCTGAAGCACGGCACGCTGGCGCTGATCGAAGAGGGAACGAGAGTCATCGCCTTGGCTACACAGGATGAGCTGCATGAGAAAATGATCAGTAATATTACAGAAGTAAAAGCCCGAGGAGCAAAGGTTCTCGGTATTACCTTAGATGGACATGTAGAGCTGCATCGCTCGGTTGATGATGTATGCCTGATTCCGCAGACAGATGCCTTGTTTACATCGGTGTTAGGCGTGATCCCCCTCCAGCTCATTTCCTATTACACTTCTGTTGCGCTCGGCAATGACGTAGATCGTCCACGAAATTTGGCCAAAAGTGTAACAGTTGAGTAA
- a CDS encoding YheC/YheD family protein, which produces MLQQRSGWLTILPSGRWFVQLPRLVLKRSPKPLVASLGPFSHTKRIYAGLPRVQANRIRTRINWKMADDSLKLGPLFGILTVGEGATFLGNRENFKDISQSGKQWGALVYVFTPQGINWEKKKVRGYLYNNRLNSWQEVILPFPHVVYNRIPTRKAERRPEVRRTLNRIHEMPNVTLFNRSFFDKQQLFTMLESHLEVQAFLPETKQLDTLARFRSFCTEHRFVYLKPVRGKAGQGIMRIDFKNDKWFLQRLKEHKAITRRFSNLNDVWRHIRLHVKQQKYIMQQGIRRARYNGKPFDVRVLVQKDGEGEWSITGAGIRRAGSQSITTHVPRGGSIHSLSTVMQALFHNNHEQMERHIHDTALAIARSLNAEWTDLAEMSMDLGLTEEGKLWLFEANAKPEKFDEPSIRQLSLANLIHYAQHVSHMQSKPGSAAG; this is translated from the coding sequence ATGCTTCAGCAGCGCTCCGGGTGGCTGACGATCCTCCCTAGCGGTAGATGGTTCGTACAGTTACCTCGGCTAGTCCTTAAACGCTCGCCAAAGCCACTGGTCGCCAGTCTCGGTCCCTTTTCTCATACGAAACGGATATACGCTGGTTTACCCCGCGTGCAAGCAAACCGTATTCGTACACGCATTAACTGGAAAATGGCGGACGACTCCCTGAAGCTTGGCCCATTATTTGGCATATTGACCGTTGGTGAAGGGGCAACATTTTTAGGAAATCGCGAGAACTTCAAGGATATTTCTCAATCGGGAAAGCAATGGGGTGCACTCGTATATGTGTTCACTCCACAAGGAATCAATTGGGAGAAGAAAAAGGTGCGCGGCTATTTGTACAACAATCGTCTAAACTCGTGGCAAGAGGTGATTCTACCTTTCCCCCATGTGGTTTACAACCGAATTCCGACGAGAAAAGCAGAACGGCGACCTGAAGTCCGAAGAACATTGAACCGCATCCATGAGATGCCAAATGTCACTTTGTTTAATCGCAGCTTTTTTGACAAGCAACAGCTGTTTACGATGCTTGAGTCCCATCTGGAAGTGCAAGCTTTTCTCCCGGAGACGAAACAGCTGGACACCTTGGCCCGCTTTCGAAGCTTTTGCACCGAACATCGCTTTGTCTACTTGAAACCTGTGCGCGGCAAAGCTGGTCAGGGAATCATGCGCATTGATTTCAAAAACGATAAGTGGTTCCTGCAACGGTTAAAGGAGCATAAGGCCATTACTCGCCGCTTTTCCAATTTGAATGACGTATGGAGGCATATTAGACTTCATGTCAAGCAGCAGAAGTACATCATGCAGCAAGGCATCCGTCGTGCCCGCTACAACGGTAAACCTTTCGATGTACGCGTCCTCGTACAAAAAGATGGTGAGGGCGAGTGGAGCATAACCGGAGCTGGCATCAGAAGGGCTGGCTCGCAAAGTATCACTACTCATGTGCCACGCGGTGGCTCGATCCACTCGTTATCAACCGTTATGCAAGCCTTGTTTCATAATAATCACGAGCAAATGGAAAGACACATTCACGATACAGCGCTCGCCATCGCACGATCATTAAATGCAGAATGGACGGATTTGGCTGAGATGTCGATGGACCTTGGCTTGACAGAAGAAGGAAAGCTATGGCTCTTTGAAGCAAATGCAAAGCCGGAGAAATTCGATGAACCCTCGATTCGACAATTGTCGTTAGCGAATTTAATCCACTACGCACAGCATGTCTCCCATATGCAAAGCAAGCCAGGGAGTGCCGCAGGATAA
- the glmU gene encoding bifunctional UDP-N-acetylglucosamine diphosphorylase/glucosamine-1-phosphate N-acetyltransferase GlmU yields MNIHAVVLAAGKGTRMKSSLYKVMHPICGKPMIEHVVETLEPLSLRHLVVVVGHGAEVVKEQLKNRVQYAYQPEQLGTAHAVWMSHEILGAQDGITIVMNGDTPLVQEQTLRSLLEYHQLKQAAATVLTSIVDEPTGYGRIIRDENGDVRKIIEEKDATLGQKKVNEISTGIFCFDNQKLFSMLPMVSNENAQGEFYLPDVLGLLQEQGHLVAAFATDDPEEGNGVNDRVQLADLEQLMRKRINDFHMRNGVTMIDPSSTYIDSDVMIGRDTVLYPGTCLFGDTQIGEGCQIGPNALVKNKSIEDYTRIPPFSAVDGSTFGERAFAGVGATTQQYGIDQR; encoded by the coding sequence ATGAACATACATGCAGTAGTACTCGCAGCAGGAAAAGGAACCAGAATGAAATCTTCGCTCTACAAGGTCATGCATCCAATCTGCGGGAAGCCGATGATTGAGCATGTCGTAGAAACATTGGAACCATTATCACTTCGGCACTTAGTCGTCGTTGTCGGTCACGGAGCCGAAGTGGTCAAAGAACAGCTGAAAAACCGTGTTCAGTATGCGTATCAACCGGAACAGCTAGGAACTGCTCATGCAGTTTGGATGAGCCATGAAATTCTCGGGGCGCAGGATGGCATAACGATTGTCATGAATGGCGATACACCGCTCGTACAAGAACAGACGCTGCGAAGCTTGCTCGAGTATCATCAGCTCAAACAAGCAGCAGCCACGGTTTTGACATCCATTGTGGACGAGCCTACAGGCTATGGCAGGATCATTCGCGACGAGAACGGCGATGTCCGGAAAATTATCGAGGAAAAAGACGCGACCTTGGGCCAAAAAAAGGTGAACGAGATCAGCACCGGAATCTTTTGCTTTGACAATCAAAAGCTGTTCTCGATGCTGCCGATGGTCTCAAACGAAAACGCGCAAGGGGAGTTTTACTTGCCGGACGTTCTGGGGCTATTGCAAGAGCAAGGTCATTTGGTAGCGGCGTTTGCAACGGATGATCCCGAAGAAGGCAATGGCGTCAATGATCGTGTGCAGCTTGCAGATTTGGAACAGCTAATGCGCAAGCGAATCAATGATTTCCATATGCGAAACGGAGTGACGATGATAGACCCGAGCTCGACGTACATCGATTCGGACGTAATGATCGGGCGTGATACGGTGCTCTATCCGGGAACCTGCCTTTTTGGCGACACACAGATCGGTGAAGGCTGCCAGATCGGGCCGAACGCGTTGGTCAAAAACAAGAGCATCGAGGATTACACGAGAATTCCGCCGTTTTCAGCGGTTGACGGTAGTACGTTTGGTGAGCGGGCTTTTGCTGGAGTGGGAGCGACGACACAGCAGTACGGTATCGACCAGCGCTGA